The DNA window GACTTCACGGCGATCTGGGCGGACACCGAACAGGAATACGAGCGCATCAACCGGTTCGTGGCTCGGTTCCAGCCAAGCCTCGTACGGCGCGTAAAGCTGTATACGAAGGACACACCGCTCTTTGAGCAGTTCGGTCTCGATGCCGAAATCAATAAGGCGCTGAAATCGAAGGTGTGGTTGAAGAGTGGCGGCTACATCGTCATCAATCAGACCGAAGCGCTGGTGGCCATCGACATCAACACCGGCAAGTATGTCGGGAAGACGTCGCGGCTTGAAGACACGATCTTCAAGACGAACGTGGACGCAATTAAGGAAATCGTCCGCCAGATCCGCCTGCGCGATCTTGGCGGCATTATCGTGATTGACTTCATCGACATGGACGAGCGCAAGAACCGCCAGAAGGTGATGCAAGCGCTTGAAGAGGAGATGAAGACTGACCGCGCACCATCGAAGGTGTTGCAGTTCAACGACTTCGGGCTGGTGGCGATTACCCGTAAGCGCGTGAAGCAGTCGCTGGAACGCACGCTCGGAACACCATGTCCGTACTGCACCGGTAATGGTTATGTGAAGTCGCCTTCGACAGTTTGCAACGAGATTTACGTCGAGATGCGCAAGATGGCGAAGCAGTTCGAAAGCGATATCCTGCTCCGCGTGAATCCGGAAGTTGCGAAGGCGCTCAAGGCGAACAACGGGCGCTGGCTGATGGAAATGGAAGAGCTTACCGGACAGAACATCCTGGTGAAGTCCGATGCCACTCTCCACCAGGAACAGTTCGACATGTAGTCTGAAAGAGACCGAACAGAAGGCCGCGACCTCTCGCGGCCTTTTTCTTGCAGGTCAAGCAGCGCGGCGGCGCTTCCATAGGACGCCAGCTCCGATCGCTCCCGCGGTCGCCACGCCCACGGTAATCCACTTGACGGGATCCGGAGCCGGAGGCGGTATATACACCGGCCCGGTGTGATCGGCCTTAGCGGGCTGATTTACATAGCGCCCTTTCACCGGTTGCGGCCATTCGGTGGCCAGACGCCGCAGTCCTTCACGCGCAGCAGCCCCGAACATCGGTTCTCCATGCCCGGCACCGATGACCTCAGGATCGAGTTCCGACAGCCGCGCTACCGAGTCATAAGCCGCTTCCCAGTCGCAGGTGTAATAAGTCGGTGGAACTGAAACTTCCGGCTTCATCGTAAGAACCGCAAAGGCAGAGGCCTGATTGACGGTGGCGAAGGCGTCGCCAGCGAGGAGCACACGATCCGCCGGCCTGAAGAATGAAATGTGCCCGGGTGTATGGCCGGGCGTCTCGTAGACGGTCCAGCCTTCCATGCCGGGAACCGCGGTCATCGGAAGCTCTCGCATGTGTTCGGAGAAATCGTAATTGCGATTCGGGAAGAACCGAACCATGTTAGCCATGAACCCGCCTACAGTTGGATCTGGCGGCGGATACTTGGCACGTCCGGTAAGGTACGGAAGCTCAAGACGGTGCGCGCAAATCGGAATGTCCCAATGTCTCGCCAACTGTCCTGCCGAGCCTGCATGATCGAAATGGCCATGCGTGAGCACGATGCATTCGGGCCGTGCACCTAGCCCGAAACGCTGTTCGGCGATGTTACGGATTCGATCATGATTTCCTTCGGTGCCGGCGTCCAAAAGAGTCCATCGCTGAGGGCCGCCAACGATGTAACAGTTGCCGATCTTTACCGGAATGCGGACGACGTCGTGCGCAATTGTTCTAACGCTGTTCATGTTGTACCTGTTCTTGTTGGTTCCGGGGATAGATGCGAACGGGAGGCGAGGAGCAGTCTACGTTTTTGATTTGGAATGAAAACGATGGCTAGTCGGCGGAAACCGAGAAGTGCTCGTGCACAATTCGGAGTTTGTGATCGGAGTCGACAAGGAAAACCTGCGTAGCCCGCCCGTGCTGGATGTCTTCTTCCACGGCGTTACCGGCTCCGGCCGCAATCCGGTTGGCATGAAACTGGAATGTGTAACTCGCGACCGCCGCATCATCGGATAGAAGTTGAACTTCAATGTAGCCAACCTGAACGCGGACACTCGACTGCTTGTCAAAGTATTCGCGTTTGCGGCGGGCGACGGCGAGGCGTCCAGGTTCAGAGCGAGCCGAAGAGGAAGCAAACACCGACGCGTCGGGAGCGTAGAACTCCTCCAGCAGGTCGGATGCCTTCGAGGTGAACACATTCCAGAAACGAGTCACCTCGGCACGCACTTCGTCGATGGACAGACTCGACATTGGCAGGAAAGTAACGTACGTCGGAGTCATCGGCAAGCGTTATTGGCTGCCTTTAGGTTACGATTGACACAGCTGCAGGATGCAACGAAAGTGAGGGGACAGGCCTTCTAACAGGGGGCCCGGTTCTCCGCTTCCGGGTATCGGGAGAGAATGAATGGTGAATTGGAAGAAGGCAGTCGTTGTGGGGTCTGTTGCGGCAGGAGCGCTCTTGTTGATCAAAGGACGGCGCGCACCCGGAGCAGCACTTACCACGGTGGGTTTGGTTGTGTTGGCGTCCGAATATCCCGAGCAGTTCGAACAGTTCTGGGATAATGCCCCTGACTACATCTCGCGTGGGGCGCAGATATTCTCAACGGTACAGAAAATCGCAGAACGCTTCGCCGATGAAGCCCAGCGGCATGGCGTCTCCGGCGCCCTTCGGGAAGTCGGGTCCGAGTACATGGGCTAGGTGCGATCTCTCAACAGACTATGAGCGGGCGTGGTAATCCACGCCCGTTGCTGTTTTGGAGCATCGGCGTCAGCGAATTCCAGACAAATCAGCCTGCGCGACAGCATTCTTCGCCGAGAACGTAAACCGCTGACGCTCAACGGCATCAATACGATCGGCGAAGTCCATAAAGTCCTTGTAGTCCTCAGTGCTGACCACCTGCACGGGTATGTCGAATTCCCGGACAATTTCAAAACTGTTTTTGCCGACGTCGCGAGTGGCGAACGCGTAGCGCCCGAACCGAGACTGGATGGTGCGATTGGGCGTGCGGCGCGCAAGGCGCACGTTGGAGGGCAGAGTTACCCGAAATGTGGTCCGCTCCACCAATGGAGTATCGACGTAGAGCGGGAAGTTGCGCGTAGCCACATTCGCGTACAGGCGCCGCAATCCCAGCGTGGGAGCGAGTTGATCGGTGTCGATCCGCGACGACGAAAGATCCAGGAACCCCGGAACGCGGCAGCGGAACGAGAGTTCGAGCGGCTGCTGGAGGTCATGCAGATACCGGATGTCACCGGTGGTGTCGGTGGCGCCCGGGAAGATGCGCGAAGCGATCTGCTGAAGGAACTGGCGGTACCCAAGCGCGTCGACAGTCTCGAGCGAATTTCTCATCTGTCGTGAGCGGTTCGCGCCGAGTTTGATCGTAACTTGCGCGAGAAGGTCGCCTGCGGGAGTCACTCGGATGTCGGCATCGGCCAGACTTAACTCCGACACAGACGCCCCAAGTCCTATTAAGGGCTGCACGTCTGGGGCGACTCGAGGAACGTGCAAGGCGTCACGGCGGCTGTCTGTTGGAGGGATCGCGTTGAAGCCAATGTTTTCTGTCTCCGCGTCGAGCAGGAAAGTGCTGTTTCCCGACTTAATCATCACCAGCGGATTAGTGAAGGAATGGCGGGAAACTACCGGTGGGAACGAACTCACGTCGCGAGCAAGGACCATGTCCGGATCGAAACCTGCGGCCGAAGCGAGTGCCAGCAAGGCGGCTGTACGGTTTCCGTAGCCGGTTTCGAGAGTGTCTTCTCCCGCTCTCGGAGTGCCACTCTTGAATGACGATCCATCGGAACGGATCCGCGAACTCACGTATTCGAATATTCGCAGGAGACTCTCGGCATCATTCCTACCCTGGAGTCTGAGTTGGTTCAGAATGAGAGCCGACCGGGTTCCGCTCTGCGAGGCGTTGATGAGAACTTCACGGTAATAGTCGCGAACATCGGCCCAGCCGCCTTCCGGTATGCCGATGACTGCCACAGTCGGCAGCACTTCACGCGAGGGAAGCGAAGGCTCCATCGCACGTGACGGAGCGTCCTGGGATTCCCAGATCTGCACACGCGTCCGCTGGTCCGTCGAGATTCGTGCTCTGGGAGCGCCATTTAGCTCACGCGCAGCCACCGACAAGGATGTTGGGGTGAGCGATACAAAGCGCATGAGAAGCACGGGCATCTTGAATGACCCGAAGGTAAACACAAAATCGGGTCCATGGGCATCGAGTCCAGCGCGATGGGGATAGCGAATCACGTATTCCTGGTCGATGACCGACCCGGGGAGGAGACCCGGCATGGAGATGGTGGTCTTATGCTGGTGGAACTCGGGTTCCGAAACCGTGCCATCAGCAGCAATGGTTCGAAGTTCGAGGATTTGCGAGTTCTCCGGGATGGATACTTCGCCGTAGCTGCTCACACCGGCGCGCGTGAGAATTTTCAAGACTTTGTGGTAGTAGACCGACACGGTACCGTCCTCAGCAACGTGTGCCACCTTGTCATCGAGCAGCATGATCGCCGGTCCGGAATCCGTGCGTTGCTTCGTTTCGCGGATCAATGCGAGGGCGTCGCGCCGGTAGGTCGCGTAGAACGGCGCCGAGTCCGTGATCAAACTCCCGGCGTCACTTTGATCGTCAGCAAAGCTCGTGGGATCCATGGGCGAAACCGCCAGATCACGGAACTTTTTGGAGTTGGGAGCGATGGCAGCAAGTTCCTTCGCGGCCTGCGTGGCCTGCGCGGTTTTACCGGCCAGAACCAACTCGCGAACGAGCAGGAAGCGTGCTTCGCGCGAGAGAGGATGTGTTCTAACGACCTTCTCAGCAGCAGCGGTTGCAGATTCGTGATCTCCGGCAATGCTGTGCAATTCAACGGAGGTGGTCGAACCTGGCGCGCAGGTTTCCGAATCCCGCAGCAGTCGGGAACTATTCTGAAAATTATTTCGTTGGACTGAAAATTTATAGGCTTCGGCGATGACTGCACACGTCGGTGTCAGTTTTAAGAGACGGTCGTATAGAGGGCCTGCCTCACTTGTCATCTTGCGGGACAACGCCAGTTCTACTGCCAGGCGAATCCCCGGAACGAACTCAGGCCTTTGCTCCAAGACTTCGTTGATGCGACGCCATGCTTCGTCAATGCGCCCCGCCATCCTCGCTTTCTCCGCCAGTCGAAAGTTAATGGCAGTTGCATCGGGCGAAGCGCTCAACGCAGACTCCAATAGACTCGCCTCGTGCGGGGAGTTGCTGAATGACCGCGCCAGTGTCTGCGCGAAAAGGAAGTCAGCAGCAGTAGACGGAGTGCTCTTGCGCAGTTCGGCCAAAGTAACTGCGGCCTGCGGGAAATTGCCGACCCAATATTGCTGCAGCGCGGTGACGTAGCTGGACTCGACCGGATCCATTTCCGGTTGCCCTTGCTGCCGCGATGAAATGGGCAGAACTGATACTCGGAACGGCAGCGCTTGCGGTGTGAATTTCACCAGCACTGCCTGAGGTTTGGCCGGAATC is part of the Terriglobales bacterium genome and encodes:
- a CDS encoding DUF3857 domain-containing protein; translation: MSSRTIAILLVALLSVAQGQDSPKTAETKPDVAAPVRSAFFPASNLEATVALANAALRRNPANSELLFLKMEAHALQADTENTLSSAIRLCAVAERNDPRASIAAARIRHLAGNTQVFRNVIPRVHQLIADNSPCVAGLRNSLIAAEMEGAPGIDLDTQTREAGIITHWRVQGPFGKYSNVAFDQSWQPERDGVAEEVSDKPSERLQFDDGNFQLPDYFPRSGVYYAAATLNLPRSARRILRIESAGTLEIFLNRRRVLRNDLRFRKGPEVVSQEIKIPAKPQAVLVKFTPQALPFRVSVLPISSRQQGQPEMDPVESSYVTALQQYWVGNFPQAAVTLAELRKSTPSTAADFLFAQTLARSFSNSPHEASLLESALSASPDATAINFRLAEKARMAGRIDEAWRRINEVLEQRPEFVPGIRLAVELALSRKMTSEAGPLYDRLLKLTPTCAVIAEAYKFSVQRNNFQNSSRLLRDSETCAPGSTTSVELHSIAGDHESATAAAEKVVRTHPLSREARFLLVRELVLAGKTAQATQAAKELAAIAPNSKKFRDLAVSPMDPTSFADDQSDAGSLITDSAPFYATYRRDALALIRETKQRTDSGPAIMLLDDKVAHVAEDGTVSVYYHKVLKILTRAGVSSYGEVSIPENSQILELRTIAADGTVSEPEFHQHKTTISMPGLLPGSVIDQEYVIRYPHRAGLDAHGPDFVFTFGSFKMPVLLMRFVSLTPTSLSVAARELNGAPRARISTDQRTRVQIWESQDAPSRAMEPSLPSREVLPTVAVIGIPEGGWADVRDYYREVLINASQSGTRSALILNQLRLQGRNDAESLLRIFEYVSSRIRSDGSSFKSGTPRAGEDTLETGYGNRTAALLALASAAGFDPDMVLARDVSSFPPVVSRHSFTNPLVMIKSGNSTFLLDAETENIGFNAIPPTDSRRDALHVPRVAPDVQPLIGLGASVSELSLADADIRVTPAGDLLAQVTIKLGANRSRQMRNSLETVDALGYRQFLQQIASRIFPGATDTTGDIRYLHDLQQPLELSFRCRVPGFLDLSSSRIDTDQLAPTLGLRRLYANVATRNFPLYVDTPLVERTTFRVTLPSNVRLARRTPNRTIQSRFGRYAFATRDVGKNSFEIVREFDIPVQVVSTEDYKDFMDFADRIDAVERQRFTFSAKNAVAQADLSGIR
- a CDS encoding MBL fold metallo-hydrolase yields the protein MNSVRTIAHDVVRIPVKIGNCYIVGGPQRWTLLDAGTEGNHDRIRNIAEQRFGLGARPECIVLTHGHFDHAGSAGQLARHWDIPICAHRLELPYLTGRAKYPPPDPTVGGFMANMVRFFPNRNYDFSEHMRELPMTAVPGMEGWTVYETPGHTPGHISFFRPADRVLLAGDAFATVNQASAFAVLTMKPEVSVPPTYYTCDWEAAYDSVARLSELDPEVIGAGHGEPMFGAAAREGLRRLATEWPQPVKGRYVNQPAKADHTGPVYIPPPAPDPVKWITVGVATAGAIGAGVLWKRRRAA
- a CDS encoding nuclear transport factor 2 family protein codes for the protein MSSLSIDEVRAEVTRFWNVFTSKASDLLEEFYAPDASVFASSSARSEPGRLAVARRKREYFDKQSSVRVQVGYIEVQLLSDDAAVASYTFQFHANRIAAGAGNAVEEDIQHGRATQVFLVDSDHKLRIVHEHFSVSAD